The following coding sequences lie in one Pseudomonadota bacterium genomic window:
- a CDS encoding biotin/lipoyl-binding protein, which translates to MRWLGIARRPLGSPERDGAGPAAIAKGPRRALLTHEGGLREVRLEPTGGGRYRILDQGREQTLLAERLSDGGWLLIDASSGRVDDLLVEQEDRRLRVLTATADEALQRWDDRQRRRSSSAPEGGRRSAGPASIAAPMAGRVAKVLVSVGERVAAGQAVAAVEAMKMENELLSPRAGQVTAVLVSGGDSVERDQTLLIIT; encoded by the coding sequence ATGCGGTGGCTCGGGATCGCGAGGCGACCCTTGGGCTCCCCTGAGCGCGACGGTGCCGGGCCAGCGGCGATCGCCAAGGGGCCGCGGCGCGCCCTGCTCACGCACGAGGGCGGCCTGCGCGAGGTCCGGCTCGAGCCCACGGGCGGCGGGCGCTATCGCATCTTGGATCAAGGACGCGAACAAACGCTGCTGGCCGAGCGCCTTAGCGATGGCGGCTGGCTGTTGATCGACGCGTCCAGCGGCCGCGTCGACGACCTGCTGGTGGAGCAAGAGGACCGCCGGCTCCGGGTGCTCACGGCGACGGCGGACGAAGCGCTGCAGCGCTGGGACGATCGCCAACGACGGCGGAGCTCGAGCGCACCAGAGGGTGGCCGGCGCAGCGCGGGCCCCGCGTCGATCGCCGCGCCGATGGCCGGGCGCGTGGCGAAGGTGCTCGTGAGCGTCGGGGAGCGGGTCGCGGCGGGACAGGCCGTGGCTGCGGTCGAGGCGATGAAGATGGAGAATGAGCTGCTCAGTCCGCGCGCGGGCCAGGTCACTGCGGTGTTGGTCTCTGGCGGTGATAGCGTCGAGCGCGACCAGACGCTGCTGATCATCACGTGA
- a CDS encoding MBL fold metallo-hydrolase, whose protein sequence is MRREEADMFSVRFWGVRGSVPVPGPSTVRYGGNTPCIEIRAGAELIVIDAGSGLRGLGNQLIGQAPITARMFFTHFHWDHIQGFPFFAPAFVKGTRLDLFGAKKLSATLSDTLAGQMSYPNFPVTLGELAAQIEFHDLHEGESVCCGDAVVSNARLNHPGGVFAYRVDYGGHAVVVATDTEHYATLDQKICGLADGADVLVYDAMYTPEEYAGSGENAARTGWGHSTWEEGVRVARAARVRQLVLFHHDPDHDDAMVDAIETQAKRAFPATLAAHEGLKIDLS, encoded by the coding sequence ATGCGGCGCGAGGAGGCAGACATGTTCTCCGTCCGCTTCTGGGGCGTGCGCGGCAGCGTGCCGGTGCCTGGACCGTCCACGGTACGCTACGGCGGCAACACCCCCTGCATTGAAATCCGCGCCGGCGCCGAGCTGATCGTGATCGACGCAGGCTCCGGGCTGCGGGGGCTCGGAAACCAGCTCATCGGCCAGGCGCCGATCACGGCGCGCATGTTCTTCACGCACTTCCACTGGGATCACATTCAGGGCTTTCCTTTCTTTGCGCCGGCCTTCGTCAAGGGGACGCGCCTCGATCTCTTCGGCGCCAAGAAGCTCTCGGCGACGCTCTCGGACACGCTGGCCGGCCAGATGAGCTACCCCAACTTTCCGGTGACGCTCGGCGAGCTCGCGGCACAGATCGAGTTCCACGATCTGCACGAGGGCGAGAGCGTCTGCTGCGGCGACGCGGTGGTGAGCAATGCGCGCCTCAATCACCCGGGGGGCGTCTTCGCCTACCGCGTCGACTACGGCGGCCACGCGGTGGTCGTCGCCACGGATACGGAGCACTACGCCACCCTCGACCAGAAGATCTGCGGCCTGGCCGACGGCGCGGACGTGTTGGTCTACGATGCGATGTACACGCCGGAGGAGTACGCCGGCAGCGGCGAGAACGCGGCGCGAACCGGTTGGGGCCACAGCACCTGGGAGGAAGGCGTGCGCGTCGCGCGAGCCGCGCGCGTGCGCCAGCTCGTGCTCTTCCACCACGATCCGGATCACGACGACGCGATGGTCGACGCGATCGAGACCCAGGCCAAGCGCGCGTTTCCCGCGACGCTCGCCGCCCACGAGGGCCTGAAGATCGACCTCTCTTGA
- a CDS encoding PEGA domain-containing protein codes for MRRRVTLALALVALLAAGAPARGARLAVFRIDPLGIDPRIVARLEGLLRAELGRLADATLPGTRALERLRLSHPALSDCTGEARCLALAGRLLAVDQIISGNIGALGDSYVINLKLVDVSSEREVRRVSDTLNGAPDRLIEAIRLAAFRLVAPERLRGSLNVQVGVPGAAVYLDGRLLGHSPLAPQHNLAVGRHTLRVSKAGHHDVLQAVEVPLQNVAQLIVALEPTISPQRPARRATAPQGVGAPPWFSRPWFWTTVGVGAAVLGAALGLALANDSGINCDAEPARCAR; via the coding sequence ATGAGGCGCCGAGTCACCCTGGCGCTCGCGCTGGTCGCCCTGCTCGCGGCCGGCGCACCCGCGCGGGGCGCGCGGCTGGCGGTCTTTCGCATCGACCCCTTGGGCATCGATCCACGCATCGTTGCGCGGCTGGAGGGACTGCTGCGCGCCGAGCTCGGACGGCTGGCCGACGCAACCCTCCCCGGCACCCGAGCGCTGGAGCGCCTGCGCCTGAGCCACCCCGCGCTCAGCGATTGCACGGGCGAGGCCCGCTGCCTGGCGCTCGCGGGTCGGCTGCTCGCCGTCGATCAGATCATCTCCGGCAACATCGGCGCCCTCGGCGACAGCTATGTGATCAACCTCAAGCTGGTCGACGTCAGCTCGGAACGGGAGGTCCGCCGCGTCAGCGACACGCTCAACGGCGCACCCGATCGGCTAATTGAGGCGATCCGCCTGGCGGCCTTCCGGCTGGTCGCGCCGGAGCGTCTGCGCGGCTCGCTCAATGTGCAGGTCGGGGTCCCGGGCGCCGCCGTTTACCTCGACGGGCGACTGCTCGGACATAGCCCGCTGGCGCCCCAACACAACCTGGCGGTCGGGCGGCACACGCTGCGCGTGAGCAAGGCTGGACACCACGACGTGCTCCAGGCGGTAGAGGTGCCGCTGCAGAACGTGGCGCAGCTGATCGTCGCGCTCGAGCCGACGATCAGCCCGCAGAGGCCAGCCCGGCGGGCGACTGCGCCGCAGGGCGTCGGCGCTCCGCCTTGGTTCAGTCGCCCATGGTTCTGGACCACCGTCGGCGTCGGGGCTGCAGTGCTCGGCGCCGCGCTCGGGCTGGCGCTGGCCAATGACTCGGGGATCAACTGCGATGCGGAGCCGGCGCGATGTGCCCGTTGA
- a CDS encoding class I SAM-dependent rRNA methyltransferase, translated as MAQLIVKQGRARPLWHGHPWIFAQAVGRLVGEAEAGDVVEVLDADLRSIGRAAYNPRSAIAARMLSWRPDELIDRAWLARRLASALRLRQSLALPSSATDCYRLVNAEGDGLPGLVVDVYGRAIVVQFTGNALQRRAEWIYAELDLLLEPSVVVEASPGAFAAKEGLGEGRGLLRGTSTALRCRENGLAYAVELGEGQKTGLFLDQRENHRRIAERAAGRRVLDLYCYTGAFGLNAAQAGASAVTAVDSSARALAAASRNAANNGLQLTLIEADAMPYLATQQPESFDLIVLDPPKFAAHRSQVPAALKGYHKLLRLALNTISAGGLLALACCSQLIPLDELRRVMARAAAEAQCELRLLERCGAGADHPSTPAFPEGEYLTFLLSAVHR; from the coding sequence ATGGCGCAGCTGATCGTCAAGCAGGGCCGGGCGCGGCCGCTCTGGCATGGGCACCCTTGGATCTTCGCGCAAGCCGTCGGGCGCCTGGTCGGCGAGGCGGAGGCCGGCGACGTCGTCGAGGTCCTCGACGCCGACCTGCGCTCGATCGGCCGCGCCGCCTATAATCCGCGCTCGGCGATCGCCGCCCGGATGCTGAGCTGGCGCCCGGACGAGTTGATCGACCGCGCGTGGCTGGCGCGGCGACTCGCCAGCGCACTGCGCCTGCGCCAGTCGCTGGCGCTGCCCTCGTCCGCCACCGACTGCTATCGGCTGGTCAATGCCGAAGGCGACGGGCTGCCCGGGCTCGTCGTCGACGTCTACGGGCGGGCGATCGTCGTGCAGTTCACGGGCAACGCGCTCCAGCGGCGGGCGGAGTGGATCTACGCGGAGCTCGACCTGCTGCTCGAGCCCTCGGTCGTCGTCGAGGCCAGCCCGGGAGCCTTCGCCGCCAAGGAGGGCCTTGGTGAGGGACGCGGGCTGCTGCGCGGCACGAGCACGGCCCTGCGCTGCCGCGAAAACGGCCTCGCCTACGCGGTGGAACTCGGCGAGGGCCAGAAGACCGGCCTCTTCCTCGATCAGCGGGAGAACCACCGGCGCATCGCCGAGCGGGCAGCGGGCCGCCGCGTGCTCGATCTCTACTGCTACACCGGCGCCTTCGGCCTCAACGCCGCGCAGGCGGGTGCCAGCGCCGTGACTGCGGTCGACAGCTCGGCGCGCGCGTTGGCCGCCGCAAGCCGCAACGCCGCGAACAACGGCCTCCAACTGACGCTGATCGAGGCCGACGCGATGCCCTATCTGGCGACGCAGCAGCCGGAGAGCTTCGACCTCATCGTGCTCGACCCACCGAAGTTCGCCGCCCACCGCAGCCAGGTGCCGGCGGCGCTCAAGGGCTACCATAAGCTGTTGCGCCTGGCCTTGAACACGATCAGCGCGGGCGGATTGCTCGCCCTGGCCTGCTGCTCCCAGCTGATTCCGCTCGACGAGCTGCGCCGCGTGATGGCGCGCGCGGCAGCCGAGGCGCAGTGTGAGCTGCGCCTGCTCGAGCGCTGCGGGGCGGGCGCCGACCACCCCTCGACGCCCGCGTTTCCCGAAGGCGAGTACCTCACGTTCTTGCTCAGCGCCGTACACCGCTGA